The Epinephelus lanceolatus isolate andai-2023 chromosome 8, ASM4190304v1, whole genome shotgun sequence genome includes a window with the following:
- the LOC117258616 gene encoding vesicular inhibitory amino acid transporter-like, whose translation MAHLIRHKLTNKLTNAAHTVSNKSQAKVSGVFARLGFQAATDEEGLGFAECDDLDYDYRQGMQMDVLQGEEEEGGHMEGEGELEGDSHYQRDGTGRRPSSLKTGGSLDEDKPKITSWEAGWNVTNAIQGMFVLGLPYAILHGGYLGLFLIIFAAVVCCYTGKILIACLYEDNEDGIKVRVRDSYVDIANACCAPRFPALGGHVVNVAQIIELVMTCILYVVVSGNLMYNSFPGFPVSQKAWSVVATVALLPCAFLKNLKAVSKFSLLCTLAHFVINVLVIAYCLSRARDWAWDKVKFYIDVKKFPISIGIIVFSYTSQIFLPSLEGNMQKPSEFHCMMEWTHIAACVLKGLFALVAYLTWADATKEVITDNLPSTIRAVVNIFLVAKALLSYPLPFFAAVEVLEKSLFQDGGRALFPDCYGPGGQLKSWGLGLRIALVVFTLLMAVFVPHFALLMGLTGSLTGAGLCFLLPSLFHLKLQWRNLLWHHVFFDVAIFVIGGICAISGFIHSIEGLIEAFKYNIHD comes from the exons ATGGCTCATCTAATACGACACAAGCTCACCAACAAGCTGACCAACGCGGCCCACACGGTATCCAACAAATCTCAGGCCAAGGTCAGCGGGGTGTTTGCCCGGCTGGGCTTCCAGGCCGCCACGGACGAGGAAGGTTTGGGTTTCGCCGAATGCGACGACTTGGATTATGACTACAGGCAAGGGATGCAAATGGATGTCCttcagggagaggaggaggaagggggacACATGGAGGGTGAGGGGGAGCTGGAGGGAGACAGCCACTACCAGAGGGACGGCACCGGTCGGAGGCCCTCGTCCCTAAAGACAGGAGGCTCGCTGGATGAGGACAAGCCAAAAATCACGTCATGGGAAGCTGGCTGGAACGTCACCAATGCCATTCAG GGCATGTTCGTCCTCGGCCTGCCGTACGCCATCCTCCACGGTGGCTACCTCGGTCTCTTCCTCATTATCTTCGCGGCTGTGGTGTGCTGTTACACGGGAAAAATCCTCATCGCGTGTCTGTACGAGGACAACGAGGATGGCATAAAAGTGCGCGTGAGGGACTCCTACGTGGACATCGCCAATGCCTGCTGCGCGCCCCGCTTCCCAGCGCTGGGCGGGCACGTTGTGAACGTGGCTCAGATCATCGAGCTGGTCATGACCTGTATTCTTTACGTTGTGGTCAGCGGCAACCTGATGTACAACAGTTTCCCGGGGTTTCCCGTCTCCCAGAAAGCTTGGTCAGTGGTGGCCACGGTGGCGCTGCTGCCTTGCGCGTTCCTGAAGAACCTCAAGGCCGTGTCCAAGTTCAGCTTGCTCTGCACTCTGGCGCACTTCGTCATCAACGTCCTCGTGATTGCCTACTGCCTCTCCAGGGCACGCGACTGGGCCTGGGACAAGGTCAAGTTTTATATCGACGTGAAGAAATTCCCCATTTCAATTGGCATCATCGTGTTCAGCTACACCTCCCAGATCTTCCTCCCCTCCCTGGAGGGAAACATGCAGAAGCCCAGTGAGTTCCACTGCATGATGGAGTGGACTCACATCGCAGCCTGCGTCCTCAAGGGCCTCTTTGCCCTGGTGGCCTACTTGACTTGGGCAGATGCCACTAAAGAGGTCATTACAGATAACCTGCCTTCAACCATCCGGGCTGTGGTGAACATCTTCCTCGTCGCCAAGGCGCTGTTATCTTACCCACTGCCATTCTTTGCTGCAGTCGAGGTTCTGGAGAAATCCTTGTTCCAGGATGGTGGGAGAGCCCTCTTCCCTGACTGCTACGGCCCTGGTGGGCAGTTGAAATCATGGGGTCTGGGCCTCCGAATTGCCCTGGTAGTCTTCACCCTGCTTATGGCCGTCTTTGTCCCCCATTTCGCCCTCCTTATGGGTTTAACTGGGAGTCTCACTGGCGCTGGCCTGTGCTTCCTCCTGCCAAGCCTCTTCCACCTGAAGCTGCAGTGGAGGAATCTCCTGTGGCACCACGTCTTCTTCGACGTTGCCATTTTTGTTATTGGCGGCATATGCGCCATATCTGGCTTCATTCACTCAATCGAGGGGCTCATAGAGGCGTTCAAGTACAATATCCATGACTGA